Below is a genomic region from bacterium.
GAATACGGCGTCGAGGGGGCGAGCGGGATCGGCGTGGACGACGAGCCTTGAGGCGCCCGCCGCAAGCCACGTCCCGGCGGCGCGCGCGGGATCTTCCGTCATGAGATCGATCTCGAGCTTGAATTCCCCGCCGTGCGAAAGGCGCTCGCCGTGGTCCGCGAATTCCGCGAGTTCCGCGGCTCCTCCCCCGGTATAGGGCCAGGAGGCGGGAGACGCGAAATGCCCGTCGACCGAGTCGATCTGCACGGAAGACACAAGGCCCGAGAGGCGCGAGAGCTTTTCTTCAAGATCCTCGCGCGAGATCGGCAGTATGGCAGGGACGACGACGCTCATGCCTTCAGTATACCGCCTTGTCCCCGTCAGATTCTTAGAACATCGACCCGCCCGAAGAATACACGGCGCAGGCGGTCGCCGGACGCGTGGGATCCGCGAGACTCTTGATGATGGTCGCGCCATAGCACGCTTTCGATTTCGGGCAGTTATAGAAAAAGAGCTTATAATCCTTGCCGTCGGAACCGTACATATAGCAGCAGTTATTCCCCGCCGCGTTCAGGGAAGAATCGGTCGGAAGGCCGGGAATCGCCCCCGCTTGCGACAAGCCCCGGTATGACGTTGTTCGCGCTCACGCCACCCCACGCGCTGCACTGGCTTACGTAATTCGACCCGCCGCCGGTCGACGGATAGCCGCCGGCGTTCGTCGCGTAGACCTCGAGCGCCTGCTCGACCGACCGGAGGTTGCTGACCCGCTGCGCGTCGTAGCCTTTTTCCCGGGCGGTGTTCAGGGATGCGACGACGACCGCGGAAAGTATGCCGATTATGGCAATGACGACGAGGAGCTCTATGAGCGTGAAGCCGCGGGGAGCGGTACGGTGCATGGTCCCAGCGTAGCACGCCTAGAACTTCAAAAGGCGCCGCTTGTGCCGTTCATCCCCCGAAAACGAAGTGGTGAGGAACAGGTGCGCCGCCTCGGCCGCTTCCGAGCCGGAAAGGAAGCGCGCGCCAAGCGATAGGATGTTCGCGTCGTTATGCTCGCGTTCAAGGCGCACGATATCAAAGCCGTCGATTCCCGCCGTCTCCCGCGCGTCTGTGGCATGGACAGCGTTTTGCGGCCCGTAAAAAACGGCCGCGCGGATGCCGGGCACCCGGTTTGCGGCCATCGCCTCGCCCTGGCCGCTGCCCCCGATGACGATGCCGAAGGATCCCGGCTCGTCCGCGACTCTCCTCGCGCAGGGCGTCACGTAGTCCGGATAGTCGTCGTCAGGTTCGAGGCTGTGGGCCCCGAGATCCTCGACCTCGTAGCCGATCGTACCTATATAGGAAGCAAGCGCGGCCTTGAGCGCGAAACCGGCATGATCGGCCGCGATATATACCTTATGCATTGCCGGCCTTAAGCACGTGGCGCACCAGGGACTCCGTATACCCCATTTCGTTATCGTACCAGGCGAGGACTTTCACGAGGGTGCCGTCGACGACCCGGGTCATGCCGAGATCGGCGATCGAAGCGAACGGCTCGCCGACGATATCGCTTGAAACGAGTTCTTCGTCGGTGGTCGTGAAAAGGCCGGCAAAGCGCGGATCGTCCGCTCCCTTTTTAAGCGCTGCATTCACTTCCTCGACCGTGGTCGGGCGTTTCGCGATGAAAGTGATGTCCGCGATGGAACCCGCGGATACCGGAACGCGAAGCGATATTCCGTCGAACTTCCCGGCAAGCGGCGCGTATGCCTGGGCGACCGCGAGCGCCGCGCCGGTCGTCGTCGGGACGATATTCTGCGCCGCCGCGCGTCCTTCCTTCCGGTCTTTCCTCGACGGCCCGTCGACAAGCGACTGCGACGCGGTATACGCGTGCGTGGTCGAAAGGATCGCTTTCTCGATGCCGACCGCCTCGTCGAGTATCGCCACCACCGGGCTCGCGGAATTCGTCGTGCAGGACGCATTGCTCGTGATGGGACAGGTCGCGAACTTTTCCTCGTTAAGGCCCATGAGCACCGTGGCGCCGAGGCCCGAAGCGTCGTCCTTGACCGGCGCCGTGATGACGACGCGCTTCGCGCCCGCCGTGAGATGAGCGTTCGCTTTGCCGTAGTCCGTGAAGAAACCGGTCGCTTCGACGACAACATCGATCGCGAGATCCTTCCACGGGAGCATTGCCGGGTCTTTCTCGGAAAGGAAGCGCGCTTCCCTGCCGCCGATCCAGAGGCCGCCGTCTTTCACTTCCACCGTAAACGGCGCGCGCTTATACACCGTATCGAATTTGAGGAGGTATGCGAGATTGTCGAGGCTTCCGAGATCGTTCACCGCGACGATCTCGACTCCCCGTCCCCAGCTGCGGCGCACGAATGCCCTGCCGATCCTGCCGAACCCGTTGATTGCTACGCGAATTGGTTTCATATGAGGAATGGTATCACGGACGGTCTCCGGCTTAGGGCGCCGGTTCCGCTTCCGGACCAGGCGCGGGAGGCTCTTCCGGCGCCGGGCTTACGGGCGGCGCGATGACCGTAACGGCGCGCGAAGCGTGCGCTTCGTTTCCTGCCGCGTCCGCAACACGGTACGTGACCGTATAGCTTCCGGGTGTCGCGGTATCGACTGCGCCGTCTTTCGTGATGTCCGGCGTAAGGTCGCCGTCGCGATCGTCGGACGCGCTTGCGCCCGGATCTTCCCAGACGGCCCCTTGAGCGAGATGCGTCTCGGCATCGCCCGCGAGCGTTATCACGGGCGCCAGCGTGTCGGGAGACGACGCGCCCGCACCGCCATTGTTTCCTGTCGGAGGCGGCGGGATATCGGTTTCCGGGGTCCAATTCGCCGGGGAGGAGTCCCCCGCTTCGTCCTCTTCGCTTATGACGGCAGCC
It encodes:
- a CDS encoding type II secretion system protein; translated protein: MHRTAPRGFTLIELLVVIAIIGILSAVVVASLNTAREKGYDAQRVSNLRSVEQALEVYATNAGGYPSTGGGSNYVSQCSAWGGVSANNVIPGLVASGGDSRPSDRFFPERGGE
- a CDS encoding RpiB/LacA/LacB family sugar-phosphate isomerase, encoding MHKVYIAADHAGFALKAALASYIGTIGYEVEDLGAHSLEPDDDYPDYVTPCARRVADEPGSFGIVIGGSGQGEAMAANRVPGIRAAVFYGPQNAVHATDARETAGIDGFDIVRLEREHNDANILSLGARFLSGSEAAEAAHLFLTTSFSGDERHKRRLLKF
- a CDS encoding glyceraldehyde 3-phosphate dehydrogenase NAD-binding domain-containing protein yields the protein MKPIRVAINGFGRIGRAFVRRSWGRGVEIVAVNDLGSLDNLAYLLKFDTVYKRAPFTVEVKDGGLWIGGREARFLSEKDPAMLPWKDLAIDVVVEATGFFTDYGKANAHLTAGAKRVVITAPVKDDASGLGATVLMGLNEEKFATCPITSNASCTTNSASPVVAILDEAVGIEKAILSTTHAYTASQSLVDGPSRKDRKEGRAAAQNIVPTTTGAALAVAQAYAPLAGKFDGISLRVPVSAGSIADITFIAKRPTTVEEVNAALKKGADDPRFAGLFTTTDEELVSSDIVGEPFASIADLGMTRVVDGTLVKVLAWYDNEMGYTESLVRHVLKAGNA